A genomic region of Miscanthus floridulus cultivar M001 chromosome 3, ASM1932011v1, whole genome shotgun sequence contains the following coding sequences:
- the LOC136542633 gene encoding signal peptidase complex-like protein DTM1 isoform X1, protein MGRDELLRRSLVALAAAVVLTGLATASLSKAAATYGFGILAIAGVLLPDWEFFDRDYSQWLTPMPASRRTAAAAAADREHDVWKFKPYPLRVAMLTTIYGFGLYKWWIHCSP, encoded by the exons ATGGGGAGGGACGAGCTGCTACGGCGGAGCCTCGTGGCGCTGGCGGCGGCCGTGGTGCTCACGGGGCTGGCCACGGCGTCGCTAAGCAAGGCGGCGGCCACGTACGGCTTCGGCATCCTCGCCATCGCCGGCGTGCTGCTCCCGGACTGGGAGTTCTTCGACCGCGACTACTCCCAGTGGCTCACCCCCATGCCCGCCTCCCGACgcacggccgcggccgcggccgccgaccGGGAGCACGACGTCTGGAA ATTCAAGCCCTATCCACTCAGGGTGGCCATGCTGACGACGATCTACGGGTTCGGTCTTTACAAGTGGTGGAT CCATTGTTCACCGTGA
- the LOC136542633 gene encoding signal peptidase complex-like protein DTM1 isoform X2 — MGRDELLRRSLVALAAAVVLTGLATASLSKAAATYGFGILAIAGVLLPDWEFFDRDYSQWLTPMPASRRTAAAAAADREHDVWKFKPYPLRVAMLTTIYGFGLYKWWMYVSS; from the exons ATGGGGAGGGACGAGCTGCTACGGCGGAGCCTCGTGGCGCTGGCGGCGGCCGTGGTGCTCACGGGGCTGGCCACGGCGTCGCTAAGCAAGGCGGCGGCCACGTACGGCTTCGGCATCCTCGCCATCGCCGGCGTGCTGCTCCCGGACTGGGAGTTCTTCGACCGCGACTACTCCCAGTGGCTCACCCCCATGCCCGCCTCCCGACgcacggccgcggccgcggccgccgaccGGGAGCACGACGTCTGGAA ATTCAAGCCCTATCCACTCAGGGTGGCCATGCTGACGACGATCTACGGGTTCGGTCTTTACAAGTGGTGGATGTACGTATCTAGCTAG